Genomic window (Streptomyces sp. NBC_01431):
GTGCGTCATACGGCCCGGGTGCTCGATCAGCGACTCGACACCGCCGAGGGACTCGCCGAGCGTGAACAGCTTCGTACGGTTGCAGACCTCGACCGCCGCCTGCTCGCCGCCCTCGACGCGGAAGGAGACCATGCCGCCGAAGGCGCGCATCTGCTTGGCGGCGACGTCGTGGCCCGGGTGCTCGGGCAGTCCCGGGTACAGGACCTGGGTGACCTTGGCGTGCCGGGTCAGCATCTCGGCGACCTTGCCCGCGTTCTCGCTGTGGCGGTCCATGCGCACCGGCAGCGTCTTGATGCCGCGCAGCACCAGCCACGAGTCGAAGGGCCCGGCGACGGCGCCCATCGCGTTCTGGTGGTACGCCAACTCCTCGCCGATCTCGGCCGAGTTGGTGACGAGCGCGCCGCCCACGACGTCGGAGTGCCCGCCCATGTACTTCGTGAGCGAGTGGACCACGATGTCCGCGCCGAGCGAGAGCGGCTGCTGGAGGTAGGGGCTGGCGAAGGTGTTGTCGACGACGAGCCGGGCACCGGCGTCGGAGGCGACCTGGGCCACCGCCGCGATGTCGGTGATGCCGAGCAGCGGGTTGGAGGGCGTCTCGACCCAGATGACCTTCGTACGGTCGGTGACGGCGGCCCGTACCGATGCCGGGTCGGAGGTGTCGGCGACCGACCACTCGACGCCCCAGCGCGAGACGACCTTCGCGAACAGGCGGAAGGTGCCGCCGTAGGCGTCGTTCGGGATCACCACGTGGTCGCCGGGCGCGAGCAGCGTACGCAGCAGGCAGTCCTCAGCGGCGAGACCGGAGGCGAAGGCGAGGCCGCGCCGGCCGCCTTCCAGCGCCGCCAGGTTCTCTTCGAGGGCGGTCCGGGTCGGGTTGGCGCTGCGGCTGTACTCGTAGCCGCCGCGCAGACCGCCGACGCCGTCCTGCTTGTAGGTGGAGACCTGGTAGATCGGGGGGACGACCGCACCGGTCAGCGGATCCGCGGTGTTCCCGGCATGGATCGCGATGGTCTCGAAGTTCTTGACCGCGTCGTCTGCGTGCTTGTGGCTCATGCCCCCAGAGCCTAGTTCGTCGCAACTCCGGGTTCGTCATATCCGGGCGCGGTCTGGTTCGCTGGTGGTCATGGAGATTCTGTGGACCCTGTTCGCGCTGTGTCTGCTCGTCGCGATCGTGAGCCGGCTCGCGTTCCGCCGCCGCGGCGGCATCCAGCTGGCCCGGCCCGGTGAGCCGGACGCCGCGGACCCGGCGGCCTACGACTTCGTACGCCAGGAGGAGCTGGACGTCCGCCTGCCCGGCCCCGACCAGGATCTCCTCGACGTGCTCGCGGTGGTGCAGACGACGCAGGACTGGAAGCCGGCCGCGCGCCTCCTCGCCGAGACGCCCAAGGAGGGCGAGCGGCGCTGGCAGCGCGTGCAGGCCTTCGCGGGCGCGGCCTCCCTCGAACTCGCCCAGCGTCCCGGCGTCGGCGGGGCGTGGCTGCGTACCTGGCGCTCACAGGCTCCGAAGGACGCGGGGGCCGCGCAGGTCCACGCGGAGTTCCTGGTGCAGCAGGCCTGGCGGTCCTCGTCCGCGCACCGGGAGGACTTCCGCATCATCCTGGAGGAGGCCCGCACGGTCTGTGGCGAGGCCGCGCTGCTCGCCCCGGGCGACCCGGTCCCGTACATCATCGAACTGGCCGTCGCCCGCGGACTCGGCTATCCCCGCCCGGAGTTCGACCAGTTGTGGGCCAAGGTCATGGACCGCGCCCCGCACCACATGGGGGCGCACCTCGCGGCCCTGCACTACCACTGCGAGAAGTGGCACGGCTCGCGGCAGCAGGCCGACGAGTTCGCGACGGCGTCCGCGGCGCGCGCGCCGCACGGCTCGCTGCTCGCCGCGCTCCCCCTGTTCGCGGTGTACGAGCACCTCCCCGAAGTCGTCATCGTGAGCGACTTCTACCGCACGGCGGTGGTCAGCCGCGCCATGGAGGGCGCCCTGCACGCCGCCCACCAGGCCCGCCCCGACGACCCGGTCCTGCCCCACGTCCGCCACCTGCTCGCCCTGTTCCTGGTACGCGCCGAACGCTGGGCGGAATCGATGGACCAGTTCGTGGCCCTGGACGGCTATGTGGGGGCCGTCCCATGGACAGTCTGCGAAGACCCGGCGGAAAGCTACGCACTGTGCCGGGCCCTGGCGGTGGCGGGCTACGAGGCGAACGGCGGAAGCCCGGCGACGCTGCGGCGGCCGTAGGGGCGGGGGCGGGGGGTGATGGCTGGGCGCGCCGGGGGCCGGGGGAGAGATTTCTGCGGCCCCGGGGCCGCGCCGCCGCTTGTGGGTGGCCGTGGCGCAGGAGGCCTGGCCCCCGACGGCGACGGGTGGCCGGAATCTCCGGGGCCGTCCGTACGTTCCCCTAGGCATCCACACTTTCCGAGGAGCCCCCGATGATCTTCGGCCGCCGCACGCCCGAGCTGCCCACCCCCGAGCAGGCCCTCAAAGGCCGCCCGGAGCCCGAGTTCACCGTCCCCTCCCGGCACACCGTGCTGGGCAACCCGCTGGTCGGCCCGTACCCCGAGGGGCTTGAGGTCGCGGACTTCGGGATGGGCTGCTTCTGGGGAGCCGAGCGCAAGTTCTGGCAGACCCCGGGGGTGTGGACGACGCTGGTCGGCTACCAGGGCGGGAGCACGGTGAACCCCGCGTACGAGGAGGTCTGCTCGGGTCTGACCGGGCACACCGAGGCGGTCCGGGTGGTGTACGACCCGGCACTCGTCTCGTACGAGCAGCTCCTGAAGGTGTTCTGGGAGAACCACGACCCGACGCAGGGCTTCCGCCAGGGCAACGACGTGGGCACCCAGTACCGCTCGGCGATCTACACCCACTCCCCGGCCCAGGCCGCCACGGCCCAGTCCTCCCGCGAGGCCTACCAGAAGGTACTGACCGCCTCGGGCCACGGCACGATCACGACCGAGCTGCTGCCTGCACAGGGGCGCCCGTTCTATGCCGCGGAGCCTTATCACCAGCAGTATCTGGACAAGAATCCGGCGGGGTACTGCGGAATCGGGGGGACGGGGGTCAAGCTGGGTGACCCGTTCGAGACGAACTGGGGGGCGTCCTGCCCGACGGGGATCGCTCCCGCCGACGACTGACCTGGCCGAGCAACCGCCAAGCCGTGATCAGCTCGCTCCCCGCAACCAATCCGGAGACAAGCCGTACAGCACGGCCTGGCAAGCCCTGCGGTATGCATATGGCCGAGAACTCACAGTGGCACCTCTTGCCAGGCTGGGACCCACCGCTCCGCCAGCTGGGCGAGAAACCTGCCGACTGGGAGCGCCGAAGCTGGAAGTACACGCGCCCGTCCGGCCACGGCTTCGAGGATGACAAACACGACTATTACCGCGCGTGGAAACGCGGAGAGAAGCCAACCGTCCTGACCAGTAAGGGCAATCCCACTTACACAACCAGCAACGGCGCCCACCACTGGGCGCACGCTTCTCCCGCCCGTGGATGGATGGAACCTCCGCCGGACATGCCGTTCGCTTTATGGTCAGTGATCGCCGCTCGCCTCGTACCCTTCGTGCCCGTGGAGTTCGTCATGGGTCACATTGCTACACCCTCGTAGGGACGGGGGTCTCCTACCCGGTGGGGGTGGCCGGGGCATAGGGCTCCGGTGCGCACAACCTCGTACCGGCTGCGCGGCCCCACCTGGGGCATCGCCATCGACCTCACGGCGGGGCCGACACCAATGACGGCGCCTGTGCCCGGCAGCGTGCGGGTCGGCGAAAGGACGTGGCTCGACACGGCACCCGTCCTCCACCGGCCGCCCGGGGACCGCTCCGGGCTGCGACTGACGCCGGACGAGATCGGCTGGCTCCGCCGGGGGTTTGCCCTGATCGGGGACGAGATCGAAGCGGTCCTGCCCGCCGGGGGCCGCACTGTGGTGACGGTCCACCGCGTGCTGTTCGGAGTGCGACTACCAGCCGGAGGGCCTCGCCGCGGCGGTCGTCCAGTGGGCCCAGGAGGAATTCGGCGTACCCGCACCCGCTCTCGGCGTCTGCTTCGATCGCGACGCGAACCGGTTCGTGTACATGTGGCCCGCGCCGGTCGGCCGTCCGCTTCCTGGAGTACGTGAGGGCGCGTAGAGGGGTGATGTTCCGCGCCGGGCAGTCCCGCGGGGCCCGGTCGCGGGCGGGCGCGGGGGTCAATTGCCTGCGACAGCGATTCGGCCCGAGAGGCGGCAGGCGTGAGCGATCCGAGGACGACGATGGGTGACCCGGTGCAACTGGCGCTGCCGCATGCCTCGCCACAGCCCGCGAAAGGGTGCGCGGTGTGCGCGGAGATGGTCGTGCGGCGCCGGGCCGCGCGGGACCGGGGGGACTTCTCCGCGGTCACGGATGCCGATGTGGAAATCCGGCACCACCCCCACCCCGCCCGGCGGCGACGCCACTGACTCCGGCTCGGGGCGGGCGGCACGTCGGCACGGCCCCGGCCCCGGGTCCGCGCCCGGCAACCGGACAGCACGGTGTCCGAGTACGCCGGGCACCCCCCAACGGCGGTAGCCCGATATTCGCTGGCCACGCCCCGTTCGGCCACGCCACTCTTCCCCCATGGAAGACCGCACAGACCCCACCCCGCCCCGTCAGCAGATCCGTGCCCTGCACAGCGAGACGACGATCACCGTCTACCAGGCGTACGCACCGGAGCTCGGACTGCCCGCCGCCCGGGACGGGCGGTTTCCCGCGGGGTGGAAGCGGGAGCGGATGACCTGGGTAAAGCCGTCCTTCCTGTGGATGATGTACCGCTCGGGGTGGGGCACGAAGGACGGGCAGCAGAGCGTGCTCGCCGTCGAGATCCGGCGCGACGGCTTCGACTGGGCGCTCGGCCACGCCTGCCTCTCGCACCACGTACCCGAGGTACACGGCGAAGTGGCCAACTGGAAGCGGGAGTTGAAGCAAGCACCCGCCCGGGTGC
Coding sequences:
- a CDS encoding cystathionine gamma-synthase: MSHKHADDAVKNFETIAIHAGNTADPLTGAVVPPIYQVSTYKQDGVGGLRGGYEYSRSANPTRTALEENLAALEGGRRGLAFASGLAAEDCLLRTLLAPGDHVVIPNDAYGGTFRLFAKVVSRWGVEWSVADTSDPASVRAAVTDRTKVIWVETPSNPLLGITDIAAVAQVASDAGARLVVDNTFASPYLQQPLSLGADIVVHSLTKYMGGHSDVVGGALVTNSAEIGEELAYHQNAMGAVAGPFDSWLVLRGIKTLPVRMDRHSENAGKVAEMLTRHAKVTQVLYPGLPEHPGHDVAAKQMRAFGGMVSFRVEGGEQAAVEVCNRTKLFTLGESLGGVESLIEHPGRMTHASVAGSALEVPADLVRVSVGIENADDLLADLQQALG
- a CDS encoding DUF4291 domain-containing protein; the encoded protein is MEDRTDPTPPRQQIRALHSETTITVYQAYAPELGLPAARDGRFPAGWKRERMTWVKPSFLWMMYRSGWGTKDGQQSVLAVEIRRDGFDWALGHACLSHHVPEVHGEVANWKRELKQAPARVQWDPERDLHLRALPYRSLQLGLAGEAVRRYADEWIVGIRDVTPLAHHVHTLVREGQLDAARALLPDERVYAPTGVPGR
- the msrA gene encoding peptide-methionine (S)-S-oxide reductase MsrA, which translates into the protein MIFGRRTPELPTPEQALKGRPEPEFTVPSRHTVLGNPLVGPYPEGLEVADFGMGCFWGAERKFWQTPGVWTTLVGYQGGSTVNPAYEEVCSGLTGHTEAVRVVYDPALVSYEQLLKVFWENHDPTQGFRQGNDVGTQYRSAIYTHSPAQAATAQSSREAYQKVLTASGHGTITTELLPAQGRPFYAAEPYHQQYLDKNPAGYCGIGGTGVKLGDPFETNWGASCPTGIAPADD